A single region of the Rathayibacter rathayi genome encodes:
- the uvrA gene encoding excinuclease ABC subunit UvrA, whose protein sequence is MVSGARVHNLQNVDLEIPRDSMVVFTGLSGSGKSSLAFDTIFAEGQRRYVESLSAYARQFLGQVDRPDVDFIEGLSPAVSIDQKSTNRNPRSTVGTITEIFDYMRLLWARIGIPHCPICSERISAQTVQQIADQLMELESGTRYQILSPVVSQKKGEFVDLFRELTAGGYSRAMVDGTLIQLSEPPVLKKQYKHDISVVVDRLVAGPDILGRLTDSLETALRLTDGIVQINFVDGEGEGAWTTYSEKLSCPNNHPISLTEIEPRTFSFNAPFGACPECSGLGTRMSVDDELLLGDPDLSIAEGVIIPWTTQGKGLFQYYEKLLDGLARDLGFALTTPWKRLSTEVQQAVLHGDNFEVKVKWKNRYGREMSYTSGFEGVVPYIERQFVQAETDVQRTRWAEFLREVPCPVCKGSRLKPEVLAVLVHGASIADVADLSLGDAQDFMSRLELTDREAHIAAQVLREIRARIDFLIEVGLNYLNLSRAAASLSGGEAQRIRLATQIGSGLTGVLYVLDEPSIGLHQRDNRRLIDTLIKLRDLGNTLIVVEHDEDTIRTADWIVDIGPGAGVNGGKVVHSGSYESLLQNTHSLTGDYVSGRKAIEVPKKRRKIDRRRMIKVVGANANNLRKVDAEFPLGTFVAVTGVSGSGKSTLVNDILYRVLANQLNGARKVPGKHTRVTGLENLDKVVHVDQNPIGRTPRSNPATYTGVFDRIRTLFAETTEAKARGYLPGRFSFNVKGGRCEACSGDGTIKIEMNFLPDVYVACEVCGGARYNRDTLTVHYKGKNIAEVLDMPIAEAADFFEPITAIHRFLRTLVEVGLGYVRLGQSATTLSGGEAQRVKLATELQRRSNGRSVYVLDEPTTGLHFEDVRKLLMVLNGLVDKGNTVITIEHNLDVIKSADWLIDMGPEGGAGGGQVVAVGTPEHVAKADGSHTGLFLAEILG, encoded by the coding sequence GTGGTGAGCGGCGCGCGGGTGCACAACCTGCAGAACGTCGACCTCGAGATCCCGCGCGACTCGATGGTGGTGTTCACCGGTCTGTCGGGCTCCGGTAAGTCGTCCCTCGCCTTCGATACGATCTTCGCCGAGGGCCAGCGGCGCTACGTCGAGTCGCTCTCCGCCTATGCTCGCCAGTTCCTCGGACAGGTGGACCGACCGGACGTCGACTTCATCGAGGGCCTCAGTCCCGCCGTCTCGATCGACCAAAAGTCGACGAACCGCAACCCGCGCTCGACCGTCGGCACGATCACCGAGATCTTCGACTACATGCGCCTGCTCTGGGCCCGCATCGGAATCCCGCACTGCCCGATTTGCAGCGAGCGGATCTCGGCGCAGACCGTCCAGCAGATAGCCGACCAGCTGATGGAGCTCGAGTCCGGAACCCGCTACCAAATCCTCAGCCCTGTCGTCTCGCAGAAGAAGGGCGAGTTCGTCGACCTTTTCAGGGAGCTGACTGCGGGTGGGTATTCGCGTGCGATGGTCGACGGGACGCTCATCCAGCTGAGCGAGCCGCCCGTGCTCAAGAAGCAGTACAAGCACGACATCTCGGTCGTCGTCGACCGGCTGGTCGCCGGCCCCGACATCCTCGGACGCCTGACCGACTCGCTCGAGACGGCTCTGCGGCTCACCGACGGCATTGTGCAGATCAACTTCGTCGACGGAGAGGGCGAGGGTGCCTGGACCACCTACTCCGAAAAGCTGTCCTGCCCGAACAACCACCCGATCTCGCTCACCGAGATCGAGCCGCGCACCTTTTCCTTCAACGCGCCGTTCGGAGCCTGCCCCGAGTGCTCGGGCCTCGGCACGCGAATGTCGGTCGATGACGAACTGCTTCTTGGCGACCCCGATCTCAGCATCGCCGAGGGCGTCATCATTCCCTGGACCACTCAGGGCAAGGGCCTGTTCCAGTATTACGAGAAGCTGCTCGACGGTCTGGCGCGCGACCTCGGCTTCGCACTGACCACCCCGTGGAAGCGCCTCAGTACCGAGGTGCAGCAGGCGGTCCTCCACGGCGACAACTTCGAGGTCAAGGTCAAGTGGAAGAATCGCTACGGCCGCGAGATGAGCTACACCTCCGGCTTCGAGGGCGTCGTGCCCTACATCGAGCGTCAATTCGTCCAGGCCGAGACGGACGTGCAGCGCACCCGCTGGGCGGAGTTCCTTCGAGAGGTGCCCTGCCCCGTGTGCAAGGGGTCGCGCCTCAAGCCAGAGGTGCTCGCCGTGCTCGTGCACGGCGCGAGTATCGCCGATGTGGCAGACCTCAGCCTGGGCGACGCCCAGGACTTCATGAGCCGGCTCGAGCTCACCGACCGAGAGGCGCACATCGCCGCGCAGGTGCTCCGCGAGATCCGGGCCCGCATCGACTTCCTCATCGAGGTCGGGTTGAACTACCTCAACCTCTCGCGCGCCGCCGCCTCCCTGTCCGGCGGCGAGGCGCAGCGGATCCGCCTGGCGACCCAGATCGGCTCCGGGCTCACCGGCGTACTCTACGTGCTCGACGAGCCGAGCATCGGTCTGCACCAGCGCGACAACCGCCGCCTGATCGACACGCTCATCAAGCTGCGCGACCTCGGCAACACGCTGATCGTCGTCGAGCACGACGAGGATACGATCCGTACCGCCGACTGGATCGTCGACATCGGCCCGGGTGCCGGGGTCAACGGCGGCAAGGTCGTGCACTCCGGCTCCTACGAGTCCCTACTCCAGAACACCCACTCGCTGACCGGCGACTACGTGTCCGGCCGCAAGGCGATCGAGGTCCCGAAGAAGCGCCGCAAGATCGACCGCAGGCGGATGATCAAGGTCGTCGGCGCGAACGCCAACAATCTGCGCAAGGTCGATGCGGAGTTCCCGCTCGGCACCTTCGTCGCGGTCACCGGAGTCTCTGGATCGGGCAAGAGCACCCTGGTCAACGACATCCTGTACCGCGTGCTCGCCAACCAGCTCAATGGGGCTCGAAAGGTTCCCGGCAAGCACACCCGCGTCACCGGCCTCGAAAACCTCGACAAGGTCGTGCACGTCGACCAGAACCCGATCGGCCGCACGCCGCGCTCGAACCCCGCCACCTACACCGGTGTGTTCGACCGCATCCGCACTCTCTTCGCAGAAACGACGGAGGCGAAGGCTCGCGGCTACCTGCCCGGCCGATTCAGCTTCAACGTCAAAGGCGGACGCTGCGAGGCCTGCTCGGGCGACGGCACCATCAAGATCGAGATGAACTTCCTGCCCGACGTCTACGTCGCGTGCGAGGTCTGCGGGGGAGCGCGCTACAACCGCGACACCCTGACCGTGCACTACAAGGGCAAGAACATCGCCGAGGTGCTCGACATGCCGATCGCCGAGGCCGCCGACTTCTTCGAGCCGATCACCGCGATCCACCGCTTCCTCCGGACGCTGGTCGAGGTGGGCCTTGGCTACGTCCGCCTCGGTCAGAGCGCGACCACGCTCTCCGGCGGCGAGGCGCAGCGCGTGAAACTCGCCACCGAGCTGCAGCGCCGCTCGAACGGCCGCAGCGTCTACGTGCTCGACGAGCCGACCACGGGTCTGCACTTCGAGGATGTCCGTAAGCTCCTGATGGTACTCAACGGTCTGGTCGACAAGGGCAACACAGTCATCACGATCGAGCACAATCTCGACGTGATCAAGTCGGCCGACTGGCTAATCGACATGGGCCCCGAGGGCGGAGCGGGTGGTGGCCAGGTGGTGGCCGTCGGCACGCCCGAGCACGTCGCGAAGGCCGACGGAAGCCACACGGGCCTGTTCCTCGCCGAGATCCTCGGCTGA
- the uvrC gene encoding excinuclease ABC subunit UvrC, which translates to MTHTVDFRPKPGEIPTLPGVYRFRDARGRVLYVGKAKNLRARLSNYFAPLPSLHERTRRMVTSASGVEWTVVGTDVEALQLEFTWINEFDPPFNVKFRDDKSYPYMAVTLGDEAPRVMVTRNAKIRKARYFGPYPKIWAIHETIDLMIKAFPIRTCNDSTYKRAMQSGKPCFASQIGRCGGPCSHRVTFAEHREMVDRFVAFMGSHDRRMIGELEKEMREAAGAMQYERAGKLRDQAAALDAVLAKSAVVLRDTVDVDLYAIVHDELAASVQQFRVRGGRIRGERGWVVDKELDMSTAELVDTALQAAYETGDIPPREVVVPELPEDTEALEEWLSGLRGTNVRLRAAQRGDKAALLETATQNAKHSLMLYKTRRSADFTARTQALEDIRDALGMSEAPLRMECYDVSHLSGTNIVASLVVFEDGLARKDQYRRFSIAESTDDTESLHQVLTRRLAYLREPVEPAAVDPETGETKRRKFSYPPQLLIVDGGQPQVAAAQRALDESGVTGITLCGIAKRLEEIWLPDSDFPVILPRNSDALFLFQRIRDEAHRFAITHQRTRRKRDISSQLAEVPGLGATRVHELLKHFGSVTRLRDAGETEIAEVTGIGPTLAGAIHAHLHPDGAAVGGTP; encoded by the coding sequence ATGACGCACACAGTCGACTTCCGGCCGAAGCCGGGCGAGATTCCGACCCTCCCGGGCGTGTATCGCTTCAGGGACGCTCGGGGCCGGGTGCTGTATGTGGGCAAGGCGAAGAACCTCCGTGCGCGGTTGAGCAACTACTTCGCGCCGCTCCCGAGCCTGCACGAGCGCACCCGGCGGATGGTCACCTCGGCCTCCGGGGTCGAATGGACCGTCGTCGGGACCGACGTCGAGGCGCTCCAGCTCGAATTCACCTGGATCAACGAATTCGACCCGCCGTTCAACGTCAAGTTCCGCGACGATAAGTCGTACCCCTACATGGCGGTGACGCTCGGCGACGAGGCGCCGCGAGTGATGGTCACGCGCAACGCGAAAATTCGGAAGGCCCGCTACTTCGGGCCCTACCCAAAGATCTGGGCGATCCACGAGACGATCGACCTGATGATCAAGGCGTTCCCGATCAGAACCTGCAACGACTCCACCTACAAGCGCGCGATGCAGAGCGGGAAACCCTGCTTCGCGTCACAGATCGGACGCTGCGGCGGGCCGTGCTCGCACCGGGTCACCTTCGCCGAGCACCGCGAGATGGTCGACCGATTTGTCGCCTTCATGGGCAGCCACGACCGGCGGATGATCGGCGAACTCGAGAAAGAGATGCGCGAGGCCGCCGGCGCGATGCAGTACGAGCGGGCGGGTAAATTGCGCGACCAGGCCGCGGCCCTCGACGCGGTGCTGGCCAAGAGCGCGGTCGTACTCAGGGACACCGTCGATGTCGACCTCTATGCGATCGTGCACGACGAACTCGCCGCCTCCGTGCAGCAGTTCCGCGTCCGCGGTGGCCGCATTCGTGGTGAGCGCGGTTGGGTCGTCGACAAAGAGCTCGACATGAGTACGGCGGAGCTCGTCGACACGGCTCTCCAGGCCGCGTACGAGACCGGCGACATCCCGCCCCGGGAGGTCGTCGTGCCGGAGCTGCCGGAGGACACCGAGGCGCTCGAGGAGTGGCTCAGCGGTCTGCGCGGCACGAACGTCCGCCTCCGCGCGGCTCAGCGCGGTGACAAGGCGGCCCTGCTCGAGACGGCGACGCAGAACGCGAAGCACTCGCTGATGCTCTACAAGACCCGCCGCTCCGCGGATTTCACCGCCCGCACCCAGGCGCTCGAGGACATCCGCGACGCCCTGGGCATGAGCGAGGCACCGCTGCGGATGGAGTGCTACGACGTCTCTCACCTCAGCGGCACCAACATCGTCGCCTCTCTGGTGGTGTTCGAGGACGGGCTCGCTCGCAAGGACCAGTACCGGCGCTTCTCCATCGCCGAGTCGACCGATGACACGGAATCGCTGCATCAGGTGCTCACCCGGCGCCTCGCCTATCTGCGCGAGCCGGTCGAGCCCGCGGCGGTCGACCCCGAGACGGGTGAGACCAAGCGGCGCAAGTTCTCCTACCCGCCGCAGTTGCTCATCGTCGATGGCGGTCAGCCCCAGGTCGCGGCGGCGCAGCGCGCGCTGGACGAGTCGGGAGTGACGGGTATCACCCTCTGCGGGATCGCCAAGCGGCTCGAGGAGATCTGGCTGCCCGACTCCGACTTCCCCGTGATCCTGCCGCGCAACAGTGACGCCCTCTTCCTCTTCCAGCGGATTCGCGACGAGGCTCACCGCTTCGCCATCACGCACCAGCGGACGCGACGCAAGCGCGACATCTCGTCGCAGCTCGCCGAGGTGCCCGGGCTCGGCGCCACGCGCGTGCACGAGCTGCTCAAGCACTTCGGCTCCGTCACACGGCTCCGCGACGCGGGCGAGACCGAGATCGCCGAGGTCACCGGCATTGGCCCGACCCTGGCGGGCGCGATCCATGCGCACCTGCATCCGGACGGGGCCGCCGTCGGGGGCACGCCCTAG
- the rapZ gene encoding RNase adapter RapZ: MSTESEQQDVLIVTGMSGAGRSTAANALEDLGWYVVDNLPPQMLRPLVDLAQRAGDTLPKIAAVVDVRGRDFFEDLGDIVRELRAGVDLRVVFLEATDAALVRRFEQVRRPHPLQGRGTLLDGISAERTRLAQLRESADIVIDTSDLNIHQLATSITERFAEAGRAGLQVTVMSFGFKYGLPTDADMVADARFLPNPYWIPELRPHTGLDEEVRDYVLAQQGAEEFIDSYSRALRPVLDGYQRENKRHATIAIGCTGGKHRSVAVAGRVAARLAELPGVAVNVAHRDLGRE, translated from the coding sequence ATGAGCACGGAGAGCGAACAGCAGGACGTGCTGATCGTCACGGGGATGTCCGGAGCGGGCCGATCCACGGCCGCGAATGCGCTGGAGGACCTCGGCTGGTACGTCGTCGACAATCTGCCGCCGCAGATGCTGCGGCCTCTCGTCGACCTCGCCCAGCGTGCGGGGGACACTCTGCCGAAGATCGCCGCCGTGGTCGATGTCCGCGGACGCGACTTCTTCGAGGACCTGGGCGACATCGTTCGTGAGCTGCGCGCTGGAGTTGACCTGCGGGTCGTGTTCCTGGAGGCGACCGATGCCGCGCTGGTCCGTCGCTTCGAGCAGGTGCGTCGGCCGCACCCGTTGCAGGGTCGGGGTACTCTCCTGGACGGCATCTCGGCCGAGCGCACCCGCCTCGCGCAGCTTCGTGAGTCGGCCGATATCGTCATCGACACCTCGGATCTCAACATCCATCAGCTCGCCACCAGCATTACCGAACGCTTCGCCGAGGCCGGTCGTGCGGGTCTGCAGGTCACGGTGATGAGCTTCGGCTTCAAGTACGGACTGCCGACCGACGCCGACATGGTGGCCGACGCGCGGTTCCTGCCGAACCCGTACTGGATCCCGGAGCTGCGTCCGCACACGGGTCTCGACGAAGAAGTGAGAGACTACGTGCTGGCCCAGCAGGGCGCAGAGGAGTTCATCGACTCCTACTCCCGGGCTCTGCGCCCCGTGCTCGACGGCTACCAGCGCGAGAACAAGCGCCATGCGACCATCGCCATCGGCTGCACGGGAGGCAAGCACCGCTCCGTCGCGGTCGCCGGCCGTGTCGCGGCCCGGCTGGCCGAGCTGCCGGGTGTCGCCGTCAACGTGGCGCACCGCGACCTCGGCCGAGAATGA
- the whiA gene encoding DNA-binding protein WhiA — MALTADVKGELVAIVPRKNTVRAAELATILRFCGGLHIISHRLAVEVELDSAPLATRVRRDLAELYGVRSEGSIVSAGGSRRTTSWLVRVVEGGDTLARQTGLLDQRGRPVRGLPNRLTTGSREELAALWRGAFLAQGSLTDPGRSAALEVVCPGNEAAMAIVGAAGRLGVQAKSREVRGVHRVIIRDGESISAMLTLMGATATVASWEELRQRREVRATANRLVNFDDANLRRSAQAAVAACARVDRAMEILGDDIPEHLRYAGRLRLAHRDASLDELGHHADPPMTKDAVAGRIRRLLAMADKRASDLDIPGTDANLPAELQDL, encoded by the coding sequence GTGGCCCTCACCGCAGACGTCAAGGGCGAACTGGTCGCGATCGTCCCGCGCAAGAACACCGTTCGTGCCGCCGAACTGGCGACCATCCTCCGCTTCTGCGGCGGACTGCACATCATCTCCCACCGCCTCGCGGTCGAGGTCGAACTCGACTCCGCCCCGCTCGCCACTCGCGTGCGCCGCGACCTCGCCGAGCTCTACGGCGTCCGCAGCGAGGGCAGCATCGTCTCGGCCGGCGGCTCGCGCCGGACCACGAGCTGGCTCGTGCGTGTCGTCGAGGGTGGCGACACGCTCGCCCGACAGACCGGTCTGCTCGACCAGCGCGGCCGCCCCGTCCGTGGCCTGCCGAACCGCCTGACCACCGGCTCCCGCGAGGAACTCGCCGCCCTGTGGCGCGGCGCCTTCCTCGCGCAGGGCTCCCTGACCGACCCTGGCCGTTCCGCCGCGCTCGAGGTCGTCTGTCCGGGCAACGAAGCGGCGATGGCGATCGTCGGAGCGGCGGGACGCCTCGGCGTCCAGGCCAAGTCCCGCGAGGTCCGCGGCGTGCACCGCGTCATCATCCGCGATGGCGAGAGCATTAGCGCGATGCTCACCCTGATGGGGGCGACCGCGACCGTTGCAAGCTGGGAGGAGCTGCGCCAGCGCCGCGAGGTCCGTGCGACCGCGAACCGGCTCGTCAACTTCGACGACGCCAATCTGCGCCGCTCCGCCCAGGCCGCCGTCGCCGCGTGCGCGCGAGTGGACCGCGCGATGGAGATCCTTGGCGATGACATTCCCGAGCATCTCCGCTATGCCGGGCGCCTGCGCCTGGCCCACCGCGATGCGAGCCTGGACGAGCTCGGCCATCACGCCGATCCGCCGATGACCAAGGACGCCGTGGCCGGTCGAATCCGCCGACTGCTCGCGATGGCCGACAAGCGTGCTTCGGACCTCGACATTCCCGGTACCGACGCGAACCTTCCCGCCGAACTGCAGGACCTGTAG
- a CDS encoding superoxide dismutase — protein MADYTLAELPYDYSALEPNISGRIMELHHDKHHATYVTGANTALAALQEARDSENLANVNKLQKDLAFNLAGHVNHTVFWNNLSPDGGDKPVGELGAAIDDNFGSFDKFRAHFAASALGIQGSGWSILAWDSLGEKLIIEQLYDHQGNLAAATVPVLLLDMWEHAFYLDYVNVKADYVKAFWNIVNWADVSARFDKARERTSGLLLLS, from the coding sequence ATGGCTGATTACACGCTCGCCGAACTGCCCTACGACTACTCGGCCCTCGAGCCGAACATCAGTGGGCGGATCATGGAGCTCCACCACGACAAGCACCACGCGACGTACGTGACCGGGGCGAACACCGCCCTTGCCGCGCTGCAGGAGGCTCGCGACAGCGAGAACCTTGCGAACGTGAACAAGCTCCAGAAGGACCTCGCCTTCAACCTCGCCGGTCACGTGAACCACACCGTGTTCTGGAACAACCTTTCGCCGGACGGCGGCGACAAGCCGGTCGGCGAGCTCGGCGCGGCGATCGACGACAACTTCGGCTCGTTCGACAAGTTCCGCGCGCACTTCGCCGCATCGGCCCTCGGCATCCAGGGCTCCGGCTGGTCGATCCTCGCCTGGGACTCGCTCGGCGAGAAGCTCATCATCGAGCAGCTGTACGACCACCAGGGCAACCTCGCCGCGGCGACCGTGCCGGTCCTCCTGCTCGACATGTGGGAGCACGCCTTCTACCTCGACTACGTCAACGTGAAGGCCGACTACGTCAAGGCTTTCTGGAACATTGTGAACTGGGCCGACGTGTCCGCGCGCTTCGACAAGGCCCGCGAGCGGACTTCGGGTCTGCTGCTACTGTCGTAG
- the gap gene encoding type I glyceraldehyde-3-phosphate dehydrogenase yields MSVKIGINGFGRIGRNFFRAALAKGSDLEIVAVNDLTDNKALAHLLKYDSITGRLDATVELDGDRIVVNGKPIIVLEERDPANLPWGELGVDVVIESTGRFTKSEDARKHIAAGAKKVIVSAPATGSDVATLVLGVNENTYDPATHDIISNASCTTNCLAPLAKVLLDNFGIERGLMTTVHAYTADQNLQDGPHSDLRRARAAAVNIIPTSTGAAKALGLVIPELVGKLDGYALRVPVPTGSITDLTVELTTPATVEEINAAYKAASEGDLKGILKYTEDPIVSSDIVTDPHSSIFDSGLTKVIGSQVKVASWYDNEWGYSNRLVDVAEFVAGKL; encoded by the coding sequence GTGTCCGTCAAGATCGGCATCAACGGCTTCGGCCGTATCGGCCGTAACTTCTTCCGCGCGGCCCTCGCCAAGGGCAGCGACCTCGAGATCGTCGCGGTCAACGACCTCACCGACAACAAGGCCCTCGCGCACCTCCTGAAGTACGACTCCATCACGGGCCGCCTCGACGCGACCGTCGAGCTCGACGGCGATCGCATCGTCGTCAACGGCAAGCCGATCATCGTCCTCGAGGAGCGCGACCCCGCGAACCTGCCCTGGGGCGAGCTGGGAGTCGACGTCGTCATCGAGTCGACCGGCCGCTTCACCAAGTCGGAGGATGCGCGCAAGCACATCGCCGCGGGCGCCAAGAAGGTCATCGTCTCCGCTCCCGCCACCGGCAGTGACGTCGCGACCCTGGTTCTCGGCGTCAACGAGAACACCTACGACCCGGCGACGCACGACATCATCTCGAACGCGTCCTGCACCACGAACTGCCTCGCGCCGCTCGCCAAGGTGTTGCTCGACAACTTCGGTATCGAACGCGGCCTGATGACCACGGTCCACGCGTACACCGCCGACCAGAACCTGCAGGACGGCCCGCACAGCGACTTGCGTCGCGCGCGCGCCGCCGCGGTCAACATCATCCCGACCTCGACGGGTGCCGCCAAGGCCCTCGGCCTGGTCATCCCGGAACTCGTCGGCAAGCTCGACGGCTACGCCCTGCGCGTCCCGGTCCCGACCGGCTCGATCACCGACCTCACCGTCGAGCTGACCACGCCCGCCACCGTCGAGGAGATCAATGCGGCGTACAAGGCGGCCTCCGAGGGCGACCTCAAGGGCATCCTCAAGTACACCGAGGACCCGATCGTCTCGAGCGACATCGTGACCGACCCGCACTCCTCGATCTTCGACTCGGGCCTCACCAAGGTCATCGGCAGCCAGGTCAAGGTCGCCTCCTGGTACGACAACGAGTGGGGCTACTCCAACCGCCTCGTCGATGTCGCCGAGTTCGTCGCCGGCAAGCTCTAA
- a CDS encoding phosphoglycerate kinase, with amino-acid sequence MTFRTLDSLGSLAGKRVVVRCDLNVPLKDGTITDDGRVRASVPTLQRLVAEGARVVVVSHLGRPEGRPEAKYSLAPVAARLGELLDAPVSFAADTVGESASAAVDALEDGQVVVLENLRFNPGETSKDEAERRAFAEKLAAYGDAFVSDGFGVVHRKQASVYELAQLLPSAAGTLIAAESEVLERLTEKPERPYAVVLGGSKVSDKLGVIEHLLPKVDSILIGGGMLFTFLKAQGHEVGASLLEADQIDTVLGYLAKAKELGVEIVLPTDVVVASTFGPDAEHEITAADAIEGTPFGEKGLGLDIGPDTAKRFAEIIAASKTVFWNGPMGVFELEPFAAGTKAVAQALTEVDGLSVVGGGDSAAAVRALGFRDDQFGHISTGGGASLEFLEGKRLPGLEVLGW; translated from the coding sequence GTGACGTTCCGCACTCTGGACTCACTGGGCTCCCTCGCAGGCAAGCGCGTCGTCGTGCGCTGCGATCTGAACGTCCCCCTGAAGGACGGAACGATCACGGACGACGGCCGCGTGCGTGCGTCGGTGCCCACGCTCCAGCGTCTGGTCGCCGAGGGGGCCCGAGTCGTGGTCGTGAGCCACCTCGGGCGCCCCGAGGGGAGGCCCGAGGCGAAGTACAGCCTCGCTCCCGTCGCCGCCCGCCTCGGCGAGCTGCTCGATGCTCCGGTGTCCTTCGCGGCGGACACGGTCGGCGAATCGGCGTCAGCGGCTGTCGACGCACTCGAGGACGGCCAGGTCGTCGTCCTCGAGAACCTGCGGTTCAACCCCGGCGAGACGAGCAAGGATGAGGCCGAGCGCCGCGCCTTCGCCGAGAAGCTCGCCGCCTACGGCGACGCTTTCGTCTCCGACGGCTTCGGAGTCGTCCACCGCAAGCAGGCCAGCGTCTACGAGCTCGCGCAGTTGCTCCCCAGCGCCGCTGGCACGCTGATCGCGGCCGAGTCGGAGGTATTGGAGCGTCTGACGGAGAAGCCCGAGCGCCCCTATGCTGTCGTCCTCGGCGGCTCGAAGGTGTCGGACAAGCTCGGTGTGATCGAGCACCTGCTGCCCAAGGTCGACTCGATCCTCATCGGTGGCGGGATGCTCTTCACCTTCCTCAAGGCCCAGGGTCACGAGGTCGGCGCGAGTCTGCTCGAGGCGGACCAGATCGACACTGTGCTCGGCTACCTCGCGAAGGCGAAGGAGCTCGGGGTCGAGATCGTGCTACCCACCGATGTCGTCGTGGCCTCGACGTTCGGCCCCGACGCCGAGCACGAGATCACTGCGGCCGATGCGATCGAGGGCACCCCGTTCGGTGAGAAGGGCCTCGGCCTCGACATCGGACCGGACACCGCGAAGCGCTTCGCCGAGATCATCGCGGCGTCCAAGACGGTGTTCTGGAACGGCCCGATGGGCGTCTTCGAGCTCGAGCCGTTCGCGGCCGGCACGAAGGCCGTCGCGCAGGCGCTGACTGAGGTCGACGGGCTCAGCGTTGTCGGAGGAGGCGATTCCGCCGCCGCCGTGCGCGCGCTCGGCTTCCGGGACGACCAGTTCGGCCACATCTCGACGGGAGGCGGAGCGAGCCTTGAATTCCTCGAGGGCAAGCGCCTCCCCGGACTGGAGGTCCTCGGATGGTAG
- the tpiA gene encoding triose-phosphate isomerase, with the protein MVDSTARTPLIAGNWKMNLDHLQAIAFVQKLAWSLKDADHDFDGVEVAVFPPFTDLRPVQILVDSDKLPLKYGAQDVSRFDSGAYTGEISGQFLKQLDCDYVIVGHSERRTLHGETDADIAAKSAAALKHGVTPILCVGETAEDLEKHGPSAVPVAQLKEALAGLPADADLVVAYEPVWAIGSGQAATPQQAQQVCKALRGVVADILGADTAAKTRILYGGSVKSGNIAGFMREPDIDGALVGGASLQVDEFAAIARFRNHVGV; encoded by the coding sequence ATGGTAGACAGCACTGCCCGCACCCCGCTCATCGCCGGCAACTGGAAGATGAACCTGGACCACCTCCAGGCCATCGCCTTCGTTCAGAAGCTCGCGTGGAGCCTCAAAGACGCCGACCACGACTTCGACGGCGTCGAAGTCGCGGTGTTCCCGCCGTTCACCGACCTCCGGCCGGTGCAGATCCTCGTCGACTCGGACAAGCTGCCGCTCAAGTACGGTGCGCAGGACGTCTCGAGGTTCGACAGCGGTGCCTACACCGGTGAGATCTCGGGCCAGTTCTTGAAGCAGCTCGACTGCGACTACGTGATTGTCGGCCACTCCGAGCGGCGCACGCTCCACGGTGAGACGGATGCGGACATCGCGGCCAAGTCGGCCGCGGCGCTCAAGCACGGCGTCACCCCGATCCTCTGCGTCGGCGAGACCGCGGAGGACCTCGAGAAGCACGGCCCCTCGGCCGTGCCGGTCGCGCAGCTGAAGGAGGCTCTCGCGGGCCTCCCCGCGGACGCGGACCTCGTCGTCGCCTACGAGCCGGTCTGGGCCATTGGCTCCGGCCAGGCTGCGACGCCCCAGCAGGCCCAGCAGGTCTGCAAGGCCCTGCGCGGAGTGGTCGCCGACATCCTTGGCGCCGACACTGCCGCGAAGACTCGCATTCTCTACGGCGGCTCTGTGAAGTCCGGCAACATTGCCGGCTTCATGCGCGAGCCCGACATTGACGGTGCGCTCGTCGGAGGCGCCAGCCTTCAGGTCGACGAGTTCGCCGCGATCGCACGATTCCGGAACCACGTCGGGGTCTGA
- the secG gene encoding preprotein translocase subunit SecG, with amino-acid sequence MDILQVVLQVILGITSLLLTMLILLHKGRGGGLSDMFGGGVTSNLGASGVAERNLNRITVVLGLIWLACIVVLGLITKFTTGA; translated from the coding sequence GTGGACATCCTCCAGGTCGTGCTCCAGGTCATCCTGGGCATCACGAGCCTCCTGCTCACCATGCTGATCCTGCTCCACAAGGGGCGCGGCGGCGGTCTGTCCGACATGTTCGGGGGCGGAGTCACCTCCAACCTCGGCGCCTCGGGTGTCGCCGAGCGCAACCTGAACCGCATCACCGTGGTCCTCGGCCTCATCTGGCTGGCCTGCATCGTGGTGCTCGGCCTCATCACCAAGTTCACCACCGGAGCATAG